A window from Methanomicrobia archaeon encodes these proteins:
- a CDS encoding 4Fe-4S binding protein translates to MKLGVFLCTCNSTMDIDFRNVRKSIKKEVEIVETVDQLCQRDVDYIIDDIRRLGLDAILIATCTEKRRTFERVASGFGCDTYVLNLREHCGWVHGKKEGTEKAKSMIKAAISYAEKEEELPRPEKIDVDVGFDVLVIGNEAEGALDVAKSLSNVAHVHLLTKNVHEWCDEPRLHIGTFKGITGEIGDFEVEIERNIDIAKCISCGLCADACPKNAVHYDAVYTIDETCDECGDCVSVCPTDAIAFHDEDVLHVGQILVIDKNWHGPNYFGIYKADDYEDALKKAQDLVSNLGEIGVEKYLEVDLKRCASGRSELMGCEYCLPCPYEAITREGVKMVFSAVRCRGCGLCASLCPLSVPQLRDYPNQLLYSQIESLLSEDLRSNVLLFADMENVEKLTAVGRKKLRYPAVVPLFVPSVEMVSEAHILSALERGADGVILWACEDGHHEHHEQIESAVTFAQKTLSAFGLGDRVLLLDDAPFAAEDFAKKVTDFVTKLSPSPIRKKKPVEIDFTEPKRAILRALMQSLRMKAGVHPTLREENTSYPFADVAINSNCTLCNACVTMCPTNALSKAENKIDFVYGDCIACGMCQQACPEEAIALKRVLDFSQLVDEGSKKLVEVEFVACAGCGELFMPKSAFERMKQILKAGKGEGELNVEERLDLLKYCQKCRPVRAVEVSLQKLEEEKE, encoded by the coding sequence ATGAAACTGGGTGTTTTCCTCTGCACGTGCAATAGCACTATGGACATAGATTTTAGAAATGTTAGAAAGAGCATAAAGAAGGAAGTTGAGATCGTTGAGACGGTTGATCAGCTCTGCCAGAGAGACGTGGATTATATTATCGACGACATCAGGCGATTGGGTCTTGATGCCATACTCATAGCGACATGCACAGAGAAGAGGCGCACCTTTGAACGGGTTGCATCGGGATTTGGCTGTGATACGTACGTGCTCAACCTCAGAGAGCACTGTGGCTGGGTACACGGAAAGAAAGAAGGTACGGAAAAAGCGAAGAGCATGATTAAAGCAGCCATCAGCTATGCTGAAAAGGAGGAAGAACTCCCGAGACCTGAAAAGATCGATGTGGATGTGGGCTTTGATGTGCTTGTAATCGGGAACGAGGCTGAAGGCGCATTAGACGTTGCGAAAAGCCTTTCTAACGTGGCTCATGTCCATCTGCTGACGAAGAACGTTCACGAGTGGTGTGATGAGCCGAGACTCCATATCGGAACGTTCAAAGGCATAACGGGCGAGATCGGTGATTTCGAGGTCGAGATCGAGCGCAACATAGATATAGCGAAATGTATCTCCTGCGGCCTTTGCGCTGATGCGTGCCCGAAAAATGCGGTACACTACGATGCAGTATACACGATTGACGAGACCTGTGACGAATGCGGCGACTGCGTTAGCGTGTGCCCAACAGATGCCATTGCGTTCCACGACGAGGATGTGTTGCACGTCGGACAGATTCTCGTGATTGACAAGAACTGGCACGGGCCTAACTACTTCGGGATTTATAAAGCGGACGATTACGAAGATGCATTAAAGAAAGCGCAGGATTTAGTTTCTAATTTGGGCGAAATAGGGGTGGAGAAGTATTTAGAAGTGGATTTGAAGCGCTGTGCAAGCGGCAGGAGCGAATTAATGGGGTGTGAGTATTGTTTACCCTGCCCGTACGAGGCAATCACGCGGGAGGGTGTCAAGATGGTGTTCAGCGCTGTGCGCTGTCGTGGCTGCGGACTCTGCGCTTCTTTATGTCCCTTATCAGTTCCGCAACTGCGTGATTATCCCAATCAGCTACTGTATTCACAAATAGAAAGCTTATTATCCGAGGATTTACGCTCAAACGTGCTCTTATTCGCGGACATGGAGAACGTTGAAAAGCTCACGGCAGTTGGCAGGAAGAAGCTTCGTTATCCCGCGGTAGTACCTCTCTTCGTGCCGTCCGTTGAGATGGTGTCCGAGGCGCACATACTCAGCGCGTTGGAACGCGGAGCGGATGGTGTTATTCTGTGGGCATGCGAGGACGGTCACCATGAACATCATGAACAGATCGAATCTGCGGTAACCTTTGCGCAGAAGACCTTATCCGCCTTCGGTTTGGGAGATCGTGTGCTATTGCTGGATGATGCCCCGTTCGCTGCGGAGGATTTCGCGAAGAAGGTTACTGATTTTGTCACTAAACTCAGCCCTTCGCCTATCAGAAAGAAGAAGCCCGTAGAGATCGATTTCACCGAACCGAAACGGGCTATTCTAAGAGCGTTGATGCAGAGCCTTCGTATGAAGGCCGGTGTGCATCCAACGTTACGGGAGGAAAATACATCGTATCCGTTTGCCGATGTTGCTATCAATTCGAACTGCACGCTCTGCAATGCGTGCGTGACCATGTGCCCGACAAACGCGCTGAGTAAGGCGGAGAATAAGATCGATTTTGTATACGGCGACTGCATTGCCTGCGGTATGTGTCAGCAAGCCTGTCCGGAAGAAGCAATTGCGTTAAAGCGGGTGCTTGACTTTTCGCAACTGGTTGATGAGGGGAGCAAAAAACTGGTTGAAGTCGAGTTTGTCGCCTGTGCGGGATGTGGAGAACTATTTATGCCGAAATCCGCATTTGAACGAATGAAACAGATACTAAAAGCGGGTAAAGGTGAAGGCGAACTCAACGTGGAGGAGCGATTAGACCTGCTCAAGTATTGTCAAAAGTGCAGACCGGTAAGAGCCGTTGAGGTATCATTACAAAAGTTGGAGGAAGAGAAGGAGTAG
- a CDS encoding minichromosome maintenance protein MCM, translated as MTQDLVTEKWEDFLKRYYWDELIGLSNSYPEKRSLLVKFSEMDIYDPHIADMLLDDPDVTLESATRALREMDIPTGVTLDEANLRIVKLPRKVKIRDIRSNDIGKLVSIEGLVTKATEVRPRIVEAAFECPFCHHIFATPQAGSQFKEPYECPQEDGGCGRKVQRFLLRVDQSKFVNAQKIRLQESPEELRGGELPQALDVNLEDDISGEVAPGDRIVVTGILRSYQRITQFGKKLFFDIYLDGNSLELKEEEFEEIEITEEDEREIMELQARPNLYDDFIKSISPSISGYKEIKEAMVLQLFSGVPKELPDGTRVRGDIHVLLVGDPGVAKSQLLTYLVKLAPRGLYTGGKSSTSAGLTAAAVRDEFGEGRWTLEAGALVLADKGIAAVDEIDKMKKEDRDALHEAMEQQTVSIAKAGMMARLNSRCALLAAANPKQGRFDKYTSISDQINMPPTLLSRFDLIFTMIDRPDRVEDTKTALHILDTHYAGELLAQLENRGKMEEEGKERFREQVQAMEPAIPGDLLRKYVAWSKRKVFPVMTEEAKKTFLDFYISLRSEGYEEEDAPVPATARQLEALIRLGEARARTRLSDKVTAEDAESVTNVVNFCLRQVAVDPETGRLDADWVTVGTTKTRRDRARSIREIIKELEKEYGEEVPLEEVLDHAEEEGMERDKAEDIIEVMKRDGILFSPESGVIKFVR; from the coding sequence ATGACGCAGGACTTGGTGACGGAAAAGTGGGAGGACTTTCTCAAGCGCTATTATTGGGACGAGCTCATAGGCCTCTCGAATTCCTATCCCGAGAAGCGCAGTTTGCTCGTTAAATTCTCCGAGATGGATATCTACGATCCTCATATTGCGGATATGCTTTTGGACGATCCGGATGTAACACTGGAATCCGCGACGCGGGCGTTACGGGAGATGGACATTCCTACCGGCGTCACACTCGACGAGGCCAATCTGCGGATCGTAAAGCTGCCGCGGAAGGTGAAGATCCGGGACATTCGCAGCAACGATATTGGTAAACTCGTAAGCATCGAAGGGCTGGTTACCAAAGCGACGGAGGTGCGGCCGAGAATAGTAGAAGCGGCATTCGAATGCCCTTTCTGTCATCACATCTTCGCGACACCCCAGGCCGGGAGCCAATTCAAAGAGCCGTACGAATGCCCGCAAGAGGATGGCGGCTGCGGACGGAAGGTGCAGCGGTTCCTATTACGCGTGGATCAGTCGAAATTCGTAAATGCACAGAAGATTCGGCTGCAGGAGTCGCCGGAGGAGTTACGAGGCGGCGAATTACCACAAGCGCTGGATGTTAACCTGGAGGATGACATTTCGGGCGAGGTGGCTCCGGGCGATAGGATCGTCGTTACCGGCATTCTCAGATCGTATCAGCGAATAACGCAATTTGGGAAGAAGCTCTTCTTCGATATCTATCTCGACGGCAATTCGCTGGAGCTCAAAGAGGAGGAGTTCGAAGAGATCGAGATAACGGAAGAGGACGAGCGTGAGATAATGGAGCTGCAGGCGCGGCCAAATTTGTATGATGACTTCATAAAGAGCATTTCTCCTTCGATATCCGGCTATAAAGAGATAAAAGAAGCTATGGTTCTTCAATTGTTCTCCGGAGTCCCAAAGGAGCTTCCAGATGGGACGAGAGTGAGGGGCGACATACACGTGCTCCTCGTTGGTGATCCGGGCGTAGCAAAAAGTCAGTTGCTTACCTATTTGGTGAAGTTAGCACCTCGTGGGCTGTACACCGGCGGAAAGAGCAGCACGTCCGCGGGACTCACGGCGGCCGCGGTTCGAGACGAGTTTGGAGAAGGGCGATGGACCCTGGAGGCCGGGGCTCTGGTCCTTGCGGACAAGGGTATCGCGGCGGTTGATGAGATAGACAAGATGAAAAAAGAGGACCGGGACGCACTCCACGAGGCAATGGAGCAGCAAACGGTCTCTATAGCGAAAGCGGGCATGATGGCGCGGTTAAACTCACGATGCGCACTGTTGGCTGCTGCAAACCCGAAACAGGGCCGGTTTGACAAGTATACCTCGATATCAGACCAGATAAATATGCCGCCTACGTTATTGTCCCGATTCGACCTCATCTTTACCATGATAGACCGACCTGATCGCGTGGAGGACACGAAGACCGCGCTACACATACTCGACACTCATTATGCCGGCGAACTGCTTGCACAGCTTGAGAACAGGGGCAAGATGGAAGAAGAGGGCAAGGAGCGTTTCAGAGAGCAAGTGCAAGCAATGGAGCCCGCAATACCCGGTGACTTGTTGAGGAAATACGTCGCATGGAGTAAACGGAAGGTATTCCCTGTGATGACCGAGGAAGCGAAGAAGACGTTTCTGGACTTCTACATCTCGCTTCGGAGTGAGGGCTACGAGGAGGAAGATGCGCCGGTTCCTGCAACGGCACGGCAGTTAGAAGCGCTGATACGGTTGGGTGAAGCGCGAGCGAGAACGCGACTGAGCGATAAAGTTACCGCGGAGGATGCCGAATCGGTAACGAACGTCGTGAACTTCTGTTTGAGGCAGGTTGCGGTCGATCCGGAAACGGGCCGACTGGACGCCGATTGGGTGACCGTGGGCACGACGAAAACCAGAAGGGACCGTGCACGATCAATACGCGAGATAATAAAGGAGCTAGAGAAGGAATACGGCGAGGAAGTGCCATTGGAAGAGGTGCTTGACCATGCGGAGGAGGAGGGGATGGAAAGAGACAAGGCGGAAGATATAATCGAAGTGATGAAACGTGATGGGATACTGTTTTCGCCAGAAAGCGGTGTGATTAAGTTCGTGCGATAG
- a CDS encoding HAD family hydrolase, with the protein MLRLAVVFDGSGVIYAPFRIIKDMARGVTKRSRVSGITCTDRLETGAMVVLKTRYEETLEKEAPSKLLADLLREKKIENKVIYKREGVSDEKVRDVIASDKSVKLGDIHEAVSLLRRCDILPVLGVGLIMDMAKERVRYVIAGGINLFPGTLKLLKELRDMGVQTFIASGDRIEREEMASYLPDLQPENIFGTMKPEDKQELVRTLKETHKVIMVGDDKNDYLAMREADVVVLSLQEAANRPKEVFDVADFRINDIREVREIVREMRG; encoded by the coding sequence ATGTTACGCTTAGCGGTCGTCTTTGACGGTTCTGGCGTGATATACGCACCTTTCAGAATCATAAAGGACATGGCGAGAGGGGTAACGAAGCGCAGCAGGGTATCGGGTATCACGTGCACGGACCGGTTGGAAACAGGTGCGATGGTCGTTTTGAAGACGCGATACGAAGAGACGCTGGAAAAGGAAGCCCCTTCGAAACTCTTAGCTGACTTGTTGCGGGAGAAGAAAATCGAAAATAAGGTTATATATAAGAGAGAAGGAGTGAGCGATGAGAAAGTACGGGATGTAATCGCAAGCGATAAGAGCGTCAAGCTGGGAGACATCCACGAGGCGGTATCTCTGCTGCGACGGTGTGACATTCTTCCCGTGCTTGGAGTAGGATTAATCATGGATATGGCAAAAGAGCGGGTCCGCTATGTAATTGCAGGTGGCATAAATCTCTTCCCCGGTACACTCAAACTGCTCAAGGAATTACGCGACATGGGTGTGCAGACTTTTATTGCCTCGGGTGATAGGATAGAGCGGGAGGAAATGGCATCCTATTTACCCGACTTGCAGCCGGAGAATATCTTCGGCACGATGAAGCCGGAGGACAAGCAGGAATTAGTGCGGACGTTGAAGGAGACGCATAAAGTGATAATGGTAGGAGACGATAAAAATGATTATCTCGCCATGCGCGAGGCAGATGTCGTGGTACTATCATTGCAAGAGGCGGCAAATAGACCCAAAGAGGTCTTTGATGTTGCCGATTTCAGAATAAATGATATAAGAGAGGTAAGAGAAATAGTAAGGGAGATGCGGGGATAA
- a CDS encoding methanogenesis marker 2 protein, whose protein sequence is MDLKALAVEMRTFEGVTRKRAISNLVTRLGDSDKVGSRTISGFGEDAAVLRVDDDYLVLLAVDGIWGKLLSADPWWAGYCAVLVNVNDIAAMGGTPLAMVNLTSTQNKHICMELGRGMEDGVKKFGVPMVGGHMHPDTIYDAIDVSIVGTVKRDGVILSSGAKPGDKIVAAIDLDGRISPSYNLAWDTTTQKSPAVVRAQLETMVKIGERKLATAGKDISNPGTLGTLGMLLECSGVGALVEPAAIPIPDTNEVPLAQWLKMYPGTGFVLTVADDNNGADCIKIFNEAGIAASIIGEVDSSKKLKITDGTDTVTIFDFNKEIITGIVGGEK, encoded by the coding sequence ATAGATCTGAAAGCGCTGGCTGTGGAGATGAGGACCTTCGAAGGTGTCACGCGTAAGAGAGCGATAAGCAATCTTGTAACACGGCTTGGTGATTCGGATAAGGTAGGGAGCCGGACGATATCGGGATTTGGCGAGGATGCGGCAGTGCTCCGAGTTGATGATGACTATCTCGTTTTACTTGCGGTCGATGGAATTTGGGGTAAATTACTGAGTGCAGACCCCTGGTGGGCGGGCTATTGCGCTGTGCTCGTGAATGTGAACGACATAGCGGCGATGGGCGGCACTCCGTTAGCAATGGTGAATTTGACTTCGACCCAGAATAAGCACATATGCATGGAACTGGGGCGAGGCATGGAAGATGGTGTGAAGAAGTTCGGCGTTCCTATGGTTGGCGGGCACATGCATCCCGACACCATTTACGACGCGATTGACGTAAGTATCGTGGGCACCGTGAAGCGAGACGGTGTTATCCTCTCCAGCGGTGCGAAGCCGGGCGATAAGATAGTGGCTGCAATTGACCTCGATGGCCGAATATCTCCATCGTACAATCTGGCTTGGGACACCACGACGCAGAAATCGCCCGCGGTAGTACGAGCGCAGTTGGAGACCATGGTGAAGATCGGTGAGCGGAAATTAGCGACCGCGGGAAAGGACATAAGCAACCCTGGCACGTTAGGCACGCTTGGCATGTTACTTGAATGTTCAGGGGTGGGAGCGCTTGTAGAGCCGGCTGCGATTCCAATACCGGATACGAATGAAGTACCTCTTGCGCAATGGTTGAAGATGTACCCCGGAACCGGGTTCGTGCTCACGGTTGCGGATGATAATAACGGCGCGGACTGCATAAAGATATTCAACGAGGCGGGTATCGCGGCCTCCATCATTGGCGAGGTAGATTCGAGTAAGAAATTAAAGATAACCGATGGCACCGATACGGTGACGATTTTTGACTTTAATAAAGAGATAATAACAGGAATAGTAGGTGGAGAGAAATAG
- the cofH gene encoding 5-amino-6-(D-ribitylamino)uracil--L-tyrosine 4-hydroxyphenyl transferase CofH yields the protein MKEDFDGLYERIRAGDVAREDALALAANPPLLFRTADELRKEEKGDVVTYLVNRNINFTNICVGACKFCAFKGAQEEEYMLSMDTVLSRVEEAVSLGATEICIQGGLHPNLVVDNYCEIIETIKSQFNVHLHAYSPMEIYHAARNSKMSEEEVLKALKRSGLGSMPGTAAEILDDSVRAIICPTKITTAKWVEIIKTAHRLGIPSTATIMYGHIESLEHRIDHIFKILEIQRETGGFTEFVPLKFMRKNNELGQMVERNVPFAEDALVHALARVILHPYCTNLQVSWVKLGVQDAQRMLQFGVNDMGGTLMEENISRLSGSPSGEYMSPEEFEQLITDAGRTPKRRTTLYEIG from the coding sequence ATGAAAGAGGATTTTGACGGACTCTACGAGCGGATAAGAGCAGGCGACGTTGCACGAGAAGATGCACTCGCTTTAGCAGCTAACCCTCCTTTGTTGTTCCGCACTGCAGACGAGCTGCGGAAGGAGGAGAAGGGCGATGTGGTTACGTATCTCGTGAACCGAAACATCAACTTCACCAATATCTGCGTGGGCGCGTGTAAGTTCTGCGCGTTCAAGGGTGCACAGGAAGAGGAATATATGCTGAGCATGGATACGGTTTTGAGCAGGGTGGAAGAGGCAGTGAGTCTCGGAGCCACGGAGATATGTATCCAAGGCGGTTTGCACCCCAACCTCGTCGTGGATAACTATTGCGAGATCATAGAAACGATAAAATCGCAGTTCAATGTGCATTTACACGCCTATTCGCCGATGGAGATCTATCATGCTGCAAGGAACTCCAAGATGAGCGAAGAGGAGGTGTTGAAAGCGTTAAAGAGATCCGGGCTGGGTTCCATGCCGGGAACGGCCGCGGAGATCCTTGATGATTCTGTGCGGGCGATAATATGCCCTACGAAGATAACGACGGCTAAATGGGTGGAGATAATAAAGACCGCGCATCGCTTGGGCATCCCGTCAACGGCAACGATCATGTACGGGCATATAGAATCCCTGGAGCACAGAATAGACCATATATTCAAAATCCTGGAGATCCAGCGTGAGACCGGAGGATTTACCGAGTTCGTACCGCTGAAGTTCATGCGGAAGAACAACGAGTTGGGGCAAATGGTGGAGCGGAATGTTCCCTTTGCCGAGGATGCCCTCGTACACGCACTCGCCAGAGTTATTCTTCATCCGTACTGCACGAATCTCCAGGTATCCTGGGTGAAGTTAGGCGTGCAGGATGCGCAGCGGATGCTGCAATTCGGTGTGAATGATATGGGGGGCACGTTGATGGAGGAGAACATCTCGCGATTATCAGGTTCACCGTCCGGCGAGTACATGAGCCCTGAGGAGTTTGAGCAACTCATAACGGATGCGGGGAGAACGCCGAAGAGGAGAACCACCCTCTACGAAATAGGTTGA
- a CDS encoding RNA-guided pseudouridylation complex pseudouridine synthase subunit Cbf5 → MITLDKPLERCKLEKAPAVTDSRYGCAPEARTIREHIERGVVNIDKPSGPTSHEVVAWVKDILEITKTAHTGTLDPKVTGVLPVLLGAATKLADTFVGDKEYVCMMRLHGAVPEKKLREVCGEFVGEIYQRPPLKSAVKRQIRTRTIHYIDVKELEGKDVLMKVGCEAGTYIRMLCHHIGLALGYGAHMAQLRRTKAFPFGEDTLTTLHDLKDAYVLCAEGDERLLREIIMPIEYTLRHLPCVIIKDSAVDAVCHGADLMAPGITRIEEGINRGDYVVLYTAKGEAVSRGEATLNSEDMLRADKGICVKTQKVLMKPGTYPKGWKSKAEVAER, encoded by the coding sequence ATGATTACACTCGATAAGCCGTTAGAAAGATGCAAATTGGAGAAGGCGCCTGCCGTTACGGATTCGCGATACGGCTGTGCACCAGAAGCCCGTACGATACGGGAGCATATTGAGCGGGGCGTGGTGAATATCGACAAGCCCTCAGGTCCCACCTCGCACGAGGTCGTCGCGTGGGTAAAAGACATCTTGGAGATAACCAAGACGGCGCATACGGGAACGCTCGACCCGAAGGTCACGGGCGTGCTGCCTGTTCTGCTCGGCGCGGCGACGAAGTTGGCTGATACGTTCGTCGGCGATAAGGAGTACGTGTGCATGATGCGACTGCACGGAGCGGTCCCTGAGAAGAAACTGAGGGAAGTGTGTGGCGAATTCGTGGGCGAGATCTATCAACGCCCACCGCTGAAGTCCGCGGTCAAACGGCAGATACGGACGCGCACCATACATTACATCGATGTAAAGGAGCTAGAGGGCAAGGACGTGTTGATGAAAGTGGGGTGCGAAGCGGGCACGTACATACGAATGCTCTGCCATCATATCGGGCTCGCATTAGGGTATGGCGCGCACATGGCGCAACTGCGAAGGACGAAAGCGTTCCCCTTCGGTGAGGATACGCTTACGACGCTACACGACTTGAAAGACGCGTACGTTTTGTGCGCAGAGGGTGATGAGCGCCTTCTGCGGGAGATCATCATGCCAATCGAATACACGCTCAGGCACCTTCCCTGCGTGATAATAAAGGATAGCGCGGTGGATGCGGTCTGTCACGGTGCTGACCTCATGGCGCCGGGAATTACGCGGATCGAAGAAGGAATAAATAGAGGAGATTATGTGGTATTATATACAGCTAAGGGCGAAGCAGTGAGCCGGGGCGAAGCAACGCTGAACTCGGAAGATATGCTTCGGGCAGATAAAGGTATATGTGTAAAGACACAGAAAGTACTTATGAAGCCCGGAACATATCCAAAGGGCTGGAAGAGTAAAGCCGAGGTGGCTGAGCGGTAA
- a CDS encoding 30S ribosomal protein S13, whose amino-acid sequence MTEEAGKREEAKEEEIGKEKEDFKHIVRILDTDLDGKRSVVHSLCGIKGIGRRVAKVVVISTGIDPGVKMGNLSDDEIEQLKTAISGVDKRLPQWMLNRRKDLLSGTDKHIMGADHVLQLREDINLLRKIRSYRGIRHERGLKVRGQRTKSTGRRGLVVGVIRKKQLAAKGGAKK is encoded by the coding sequence ATGACTGAAGAAGCGGGAAAGAGAGAAGAAGCGAAGGAAGAAGAGATAGGAAAAGAGAAAGAGGATTTCAAGCATATTGTCCGGATCTTGGATACTGACTTAGATGGTAAAAGGAGCGTAGTGCATTCACTATGTGGGATAAAGGGAATAGGAAGGAGAGTTGCGAAGGTCGTTGTTATTTCCACGGGGATAGACCCGGGAGTGAAGATGGGAAACCTCTCAGACGATGAGATAGAGCAGTTGAAGACTGCTATTAGCGGCGTGGATAAGCGATTGCCGCAGTGGATGCTGAACAGGAGGAAGGACTTGCTTAGCGGCACGGACAAGCATATCATGGGCGCGGATCATGTATTGCAATTGCGAGAGGATATAAATCTGCTGCGTAAGATTCGGTCCTACCGTGGCATACGGCACGAACGAGGCCTGAAAGTGCGCGGGCAACGGACTAAATCCACCGGACGGAGAGGACTGGTGGTGGGCGTCATAAGGAAGAAGCAACTAGCGGCGAAAGGCGGAGCCAAGAAGTGA
- a CDS encoding 30S ribosomal protein S4: MGHPRKSKKRYEKPRRPWEMTRIKEERELAEMYGLKNKREIWKAASHIKKYQRQIRTILAEIAGMKPTEHTLRKKDAILAALRRRGVLRESEGASGRLEDVLALTVEDILERRLQTRVFKKGLSNSIKHARQLIVHGHIAVDGRRVTIPSYNVDMEEEKKIGYYGEPPVTVEAKGEAEEVAG; encoded by the coding sequence ATGGGACATCCAAGGAAGAGCAAGAAACGGTATGAGAAGCCGAGAAGGCCGTGGGAGATGACGAGGATAAAGGAGGAGCGCGAGTTAGCGGAGATGTACGGGCTGAAGAACAAGCGAGAAATCTGGAAGGCGGCAAGCCATATAAAGAAGTACCAGAGGCAGATAAGGACGATTTTAGCTGAGATCGCAGGTATGAAGCCCACGGAGCACACGTTACGGAAGAAAGACGCTATCCTGGCAGCATTACGACGGCGCGGCGTATTGCGCGAGAGCGAAGGAGCGAGCGGGCGATTAGAAGACGTCCTGGCGCTGACCGTCGAGGACATCCTGGAACGGAGGCTGCAGACACGCGTTTTTAAAAAAGGGCTGTCCAATTCGATAAAACACGCCCGGCAACTCATTGTTCACGGTCACATCGCGGTGGATGGCAGACGAGTCACCATTCCTTCTTATAACGTAGACATGGAGGAGGAAAAGAAGATTGGCTATTATGGAGAACCGCCGGTTACGGTTGAGGCGAAAGGAGAAGCAGAGGAGGTAGCAGGATAA
- a CDS encoding 30S ribosomal protein S11, with translation MIEERWAIAHIFSSFNNTIITITDMTGAETIARVSGGMVAKADRDESSPYTAMQMATQLVDKLREREITGLRVKVKAAAGRKSRTTAPGAQAAIRAFARAGLRIGKIEDVTPIPHDGTKRPGGKRGRRV, from the coding sequence ATGATAGAGGAACGATGGGCGATTGCGCACATATTCTCTTCGTTCAATAACACCATCATCACGATTACCGATATGACTGGTGCGGAGACGATAGCGCGCGTTTCTGGCGGCATGGTCGCAAAAGCGGACCGTGATGAGAGCTCGCCGTATACCGCGATGCAGATGGCAACGCAACTTGTGGATAAGCTACGAGAGCGGGAGATAACAGGGCTACGAGTAAAAGTGAAGGCCGCGGCAGGGCGTAAATCGCGAACGACCGCTCCTGGTGCACAGGCGGCGATACGGGCTTTTGCGCGTGCAGGCCTGCGCATAGGGAAGATAGAAGACGTCACGCCGATACCACACGACGGCACGAAGCGCCCGGGTGGCAAGCGAGGGAGAAGAGTTTAA